In Brassica napus cultivar Da-Ae chromosome A3, Da-Ae, whole genome shotgun sequence, the sequence CCTTCCACCATGGATAAGCATATCTAACCAATGAAAAACATAATGATaaataaacatcaatatcataaCAAACTTTTAACACTAAAGATGAAATGTTGTTTTGTTTAAACCTCATTCTTGTGAGCTCTTCCTCTTCGTAGCGGTTGCAACCATGAGAGCAGCCAGAGAATGCCAACATATCCATTTCGTATCTGAGATGCAGAACCAGAAAGGGACCTTTCTCCCTCAGAATCTTGACTACTCTTCTACCTAGTTCCTCAATCTTTGGAGTAAACCTGAGCCCGTTGAAGTTTACTCTGCATCTCAGCTTCTGAACCTCAACAGGAAGTTCGTTATTCACAAGTCGAGTATCGGTCTTGTTCAAATGTAAGACCTTATGCTTCTTCACCAAGGGAAGAATCTGTTTTCAAGAAAAGCTATGAGAAACCATTCAAGTATAATGGAGACTATGGAGTAACAACCGAGAGAGAAGAACCTGGTCTTGGTAGTAGGACATGTTGGACCAGCTGATAGGAGGCATGGTGTGGTACACACCGAGCTCGACCCTTCTCTTAAGCCTTGGAGGAACCTCTTTGAGTATACGAACCTCATCTCTCAAAGAAGTTATGAAGTGATCCACGTCGAATATGTCTTTGAACTCACTGCTCACATAAGAACACCCATCAACAACTTTCAAGAGAAGTAAAAGAAGCTCTGACTGAGTGAGATGGATGGggactaataataataataataataatacctaGGATCATTCCAAAAAGAGGTCTTGTCAAGCTCTGGGACAATAAGTGTGACATTCATGTATCTTGCAATAGTCACCATATCACATATCtgaagatacaaaaaaaaaaacagaatcctAAGTCTTATGGTAAGGATTATTTGACAAGGCAAAAAGATTGGTTATGATGTTTTTACCGCAGCTCGCATTTGGTTGAGTCCTCCATTGCAAGAAACCATAAGATAGCCATTGTTCTGATATATCCCTAAGTTAAAACAAAGAGCACAAAagtgaattaaaaaaatctaaaacattccTGAGACTGAAGTTTCAGCTTACTTTTAGGAGGGAGGGCTATTTTCATGGGAAGCGAAGCCATTTCTTGTGCAGCAGCCATTGGGAAGTCATGTCCGTGATTGAAACAAGAAGGCCAACCCTTCAACAACCTTGGACCCCACATCTCACCCAAAGCCACCAAATGAACGAAACAACTCCATAGCAAGAGTATGGTCATAGCACGAATCATCCAAAGGCTCATACGAGACCTTGAAACAAGGGAGTTCTTGAACTTGCTGTCTCCTAGAAACTTAACCTTCATCTCCCAGAGCTTCTTGTGGTAAATAGACTTCTCTGCTTTACACATTTCTATAATGCACTATAACTTCCTCACTGGTGGAATTTCATCAAACAGATTCTAATTCAAAGACTAATCGGAACTTATTACACTCTCACTATGAGCTTACAAGCAAGAACCCAGATCTCAATTTCGATTGTAGAGCTGGAAGCTAGCTCTCCAAGTTACGAGGAAGCTCTGTAATGGCGATCTTTGGAGCTCAAAAGTAAGTAAGCAGCAATCAAAAGGTGGAGACTTTTGAGTTGGGTGGAGAGAGAATGCGACGAGATAGTTTCTTCGAGCAGATCCGGTCGGTGATCACCAAAGAACAGGGAAACTGAATCGAAGCTCGTCAGAGAGATTCGGaagaaagaagaataagaagaagattaGGACAAGAATGTGCGAAAAGATGAACACTTTCTCTATAACAAATgaactgtctttttttttgtcggttgtcctttttttttttttttggtttgtgacCGTTTTGTTAACCTGTTCTGTGATAGACAGTTGCATCCATTGTTATATAGCTTCATCACAAAGATATACTCCATATACTATAAATTAAaaggaataaaataaaatgaaaaatcttcaaataatctttctcctttttcttgctaataaattgcatagtttcaattaatttaattaagtaGATTATGTATAAAACGATAAAATGCtaaaaaacattttgaaaaaGGGCTGATAAAATACTACATTGACTTGATATTTCTCTtagaagtttttattttatattgtaaaattgGTGCAAGTAAATTCGGTCAAGCGTGAATCTTCGTATGATGGTTTAGATGATGTAGTTAGCTAGATCCTCATTAAACAtatagtattgtcggttgtcgaatcgtctatgtaatttttCTCGTAAttgtaatataataataaatcagtattaaaaaaattaattcatcaGAAACTTCATGTTATGCTAACACGTAAAATGTTACTCGATGTTTATgtggtaaaatttttttttgtaaaatttgtttCTCCTCTAATTGTAATTTTGCATGAATACATGGAAAAACAAATGAATAGATTTTAATAACCAGTCTAGTAATTTCAACCATGCTACgatcttttaccaaaaaaaaaaaaaaccatgctACGATGTTAATTCAACTTTACGTGAATACACTGATACGTAAGTGTATGCCGTAATAAAACGGTATCtcttaattttaaaagtaaatagccaATAACGATGTTACGTACCAACCTTTCTGGTTCTTACATACAAGTTACATATGGTTGAAACGAGTCAACCTTTGAAGTTTGTTTGGCCAAATcattaatcaattatattttaatcaccAAATtcattatttgtatttattagGGTCCAGTAACAGACTTTCTAAACCACATCATCAGGTCTTTTTGTCTCCACCCAACTCCTTCATTAACTAAAATCAATGTAGTAGTTGTAGTTCTAAAACTCAACTAATATTTGGTACAcgtaaaacagaaaaaaaactattagatTCAATAATGAAAGTTTTTTCTGTTCATTAATTTATCTTGATTagatacaagtttttttttcgaaataaGAGAACCATAAGAAACCAAATGTGGTGGTCGTCACTCATTAGTCATAAGtgataatatgtttttaattgaATAACCTTTAGTACAAAGTATCACTATGTTATGTAAAAACAGtatatatactgtatatatataacatagtGATACTTTGTACTAAAGGTTATTCAATTAAAAACACATTATCACTTATGACTTGTAGAAAGCAGTAGAAAATGAACATACGTTTTAGAAACTTTTATGAATAGATATAGGAGAGGAGATAGATGGTGCAAAATTGATGCTGAAGGTACGGTTCCAGTGTGGTATCGGAACTGCAGGCTACAATAGTGCCATATTCTTCCAGGTTTTGTCAGAACGATAATGAATAATCATGAAAGTAATTTCACCTTGTTTCAGATGCTAAGTCTTACtggaatatatatacataaccgGTTTGCCTCACTGGACTCAGGGTTATCAACTTATGTTTTAGATGCTGGGTCTCTGCAAAATGTGAATATGATCACactcatgcatatatatgtgGATACCAAATAGTTATACTTCACGTGACTATACTTTACAGTATATGTTTTAGCAGACTTCCTATT encodes:
- the LOC125606960 gene encoding rhamnogalacturonan I rhamnosyltransferase 1, whose translation is MCKAEKSIYHKKLWEMKVKFLGDSKFKNSLVSRSRMSLWMIRAMTILLLWSCFVHLVALGEMWGPRLLKGWPSCFNHGHDFPMAAAQEMASLPMKIALPPKRIYQNNGYLMVSCNGGLNQMRAAICDMVTIARYMNVTLIVPELDKTSFWNDPSEFKDIFDVDHFITSLRDEVRILKEVPPRLKRRVELGVYHTMPPISWSNMSYYQDQILPLVKKHKVLHLNKTDTRLVNNELPVEVQKLRCRVNFNGLRFTPKIEELGRRVVKILREKGPFLVLHLRYEMDMLAFSGCSHGCNRYEEEELTRMRYAYPWWKEKVINSELKRKEGLCPLTPEETALTLSALGIDRNVQIYIAAGEIYGGKRRLKALTDVFPNVVRKETLLDSSDLSFCQNHSSQMAALDYLISLESDIFVPTYYGNMAKVVEGHRRFLGFKKTIELNRKFLVNLIDEYYQGMLSWEVFSTTVKSFHATRMGGPKKRLVIPNKPKEEDYFYANPYECLQLLHENENGNSLDETK